From Desulfobulbaceae bacterium, the proteins below share one genomic window:
- a CDS encoding catalase: MAKSKTVMTTSGGNPVADNQNSLSAGARGPLLLQDYQLIEKLAHQNRERVPERVVHAKGSGAYGTLTITNDLSKYTKAKLFSQKGKETPVFLRFSTVAGERGAADAERDVRGFALKFYTEEGNWDLVGNNTPVFFVRDPLKFPDFIHTQKRHPRTNMRSATAMWDFWSLSPESLHQVTILFSDRGLPKSYRHINGYGSHTYSLINAAGERFWVKFHFKTEQGIQCVTNQEAESIVAKDRESNQRDLYESIEGKNYPRWKVQVQIMPEKEAETYHLNPFDLTKVWPHQDYPAIDVGILELNRNPENYFAEVEQSSFSPSNIVPGISWSPDKMLQARVFSYADAHRYRVGTHYELLPVNRPLNQVHTYHMDGSMRFDAPGGPDAYYEPNSFDGPMEDQSFLEPPLKISGDADHYNHREGNEDYSQPGALFKLMSTEQKAQLFGNLAEAMAGVPLEIVTRQLGHFHKANPAYAAGVAAALGVNWNPGT, from the coding sequence ATGGCAAAAAGTAAAACCGTAATGACCACTAGTGGCGGCAATCCCGTTGCTGATAATCAGAACTCGCTCAGCGCAGGCGCTCGCGGCCCCCTGCTGCTTCAGGATTATCAGTTAATCGAAAAGCTTGCCCATCAAAACCGGGAGCGTGTGCCGGAGCGGGTAGTTCATGCCAAAGGCTCAGGGGCCTATGGCACACTTACGATCACCAATGACCTCAGCAAGTATACTAAGGCCAAGCTTTTCTCCCAAAAGGGGAAGGAAACCCCGGTGTTTCTCCGTTTTTCGACTGTTGCCGGAGAACGTGGTGCAGCAGATGCGGAGCGTGATGTACGAGGCTTTGCCTTAAAGTTTTATACAGAGGAAGGGAATTGGGATTTGGTGGGTAACAATACCCCGGTTTTCTTTGTCCGGGACCCACTTAAGTTCCCGGATTTTATCCATACTCAGAAACGTCACCCCCGTACTAACATGCGTAGTGCGACTGCCATGTGGGATTTCTGGTCGCTTTCCCCGGAAAGTCTTCATCAGGTTACCATCCTTTTTTCCGATCGCGGTTTACCTAAAAGTTATCGCCATATTAATGGGTACGGGTCGCATACTTACAGCTTGATCAATGCGGCTGGGGAGCGTTTCTGGGTGAAGTTCCATTTTAAGACCGAGCAAGGGATTCAATGTGTAACCAACCAGGAGGCTGAATCCATTGTCGCCAAGGACCGGGAAAGTAACCAGCGTGATTTGTATGAGTCCATTGAGGGGAAAAATTATCCTCGTTGGAAAGTCCAAGTACAGATCATGCCTGAGAAAGAAGCTGAGACTTACCACCTCAACCCCTTCGATTTGACTAAAGTTTGGCCCCATCAGGATTACCCGGCTATCGATGTGGGCATTCTTGAGTTAAATCGTAATCCGGAGAATTATTTTGCCGAGGTAGAACAATCTTCGTTCAGTCCTTCCAATATCGTGCCTGGCATAAGCTGGTCTCCGGACAAGATGCTTCAGGCCAGGGTATTTTCATATGCCGACGCCCATCGCTATCGGGTCGGTACTCACTACGAGTTGCTGCCGGTGAATCGTCCTTTAAATCAGGTGCACACCTACCACATGGACGGCTCCATGCGATTTGACGCCCCAGGTGGTCCGGATGCCTACTACGAACCCAATAGTTTTGACGGACCGATGGAGGATCAGAGTTTTCTTGAACCACCACTGAAAATTTCAGGCGATGCTGATCACTATAATCACCGTGAGGGTAATGAAGATTATTCTCAGCCAGGCGCGTTATTCAAGCTGATGAGCACTGAGCAAAAAGCACAGCTCTTCGGTAACTTGGCCGAGGCAATGGCCGGAGTGCCTTTGGAGATAGTCACTCGCCAGTTAGGACATTTTCATAAGGCGAATCCAGCGTATGCTGCAGGAGTCGCTGCAGCTTTGGGAGTTAACTGGAATCCAGGCACATAA
- a CDS encoding transcriptional repressor — protein MKKQRRANLDKKILDFEQACRGAGLKLTHQRLEIFRELASAEDHPSAESLHKRLQKRLAFLSLDTVYRTLATLEKYQLISKVETVESQARYEVEMDRHHHAICRKCGTITDFRWNSFDEDPLPETVKDWGWIEKKNITVHGVCGKCTLTPP, from the coding sequence TTGAAAAAACAAAGACGGGCTAACCTTGATAAAAAAATACTTGATTTTGAGCAGGCCTGTCGGGGCGCTGGTCTCAAACTTACCCATCAGCGGCTGGAAATATTTCGAGAACTTGCCTCTGCAGAGGATCATCCATCTGCGGAATCACTCCACAAGAGGCTGCAGAAGAGGCTTGCCTTTCTCTCCCTTGATACAGTGTATCGAACGTTAGCAACATTGGAGAAATATCAGCTTATTTCCAAAGTTGAAACGGTTGAGAGCCAGGCCCGTTATGAAGTCGAGATGGACCGACACCATCACGCTATTTGTAGAAAATGTGGGACTATCACTGATTTTAGATGGAATTCATTTGATGAAGATCCACTGCCTGAAACTGTCAAAGATTGGGGATGGATTGAGAAGAAGAATATCACTGTGCACGGGGTTTGTGGAAAGTGTACCCTAACTCCTCCGTAA
- a CDS encoding efflux RND transporter permease subunit, giving the protein MIQRIIKACANNPIMTILAVVSLMVVSVYTLKVIRLDALPDLSDTQVIIYSRWDRSPDIIEDQVTYPIVSSLLGAPHVKAIRGFSDFGFSYVYVIFEDGTDIYWARSRVLEYLSKIQSRLPQGVQTEIGPDATGVGWVFQYALVDKSGTHSLDELRSYQDWTLRYAIQSVSGVAEVASIGGFQKQYQITVDPNRLVAYGLSLDMVMEAVRKSNNEVGGRLLEFAGTEYMVRVRGYARNIADFDTIVVKTGEGGVPVLLKDIARVELGPEIRRGVSDLDGLGDHVGGVVVMRHGENALNVINRVKAKIKDLEYSMPKGVEFVTTYDRSDLIQRALGTLKHELIMEMIIVSLVILVFLWHFPSALVPIVTIPISVLLSFIPLYLMGVTVNIMSLAGIAISIGVLVDGAIVEVENAYNRIHHWQEGGRKGDFHSVRLAALMEVGPSVFFSLLIIAVSFLPVFVLVDQEGRLFKPLAYSKTLAMALAAILAITLDPALRMLFARIDPFVFKPRFLAKIASTFLVGTYFSEERHPISRAIFRVYYPACRFVLRHPKGVIAAAFALVLISLPVYFKLGSEFMPPLNEGAILYMPTTLPGISVAAAQELMTTQDKLLKGFPEVERVFGKAGRADTSTDPAPFSMMETTVILKPEREWRGKERWYSEWAPDWLKAVFRTVWPDHISWDELVAEMDKTLRIPGVTNAWTMPIKARIDMLSTGIRTPVGIKIYGSDLNAIQRIGEQLESIVREVSGTRSVFAERVTGGYFVDFDLRRDQIARYGLSIDEVQRVILTAIGGENITTTVEGRERYPVNIRYPRELREDTDRLGRVLVAATGENGIIQVPLAHLAEIRLVTGPAMIRNENGFLSGYVYVDIAGRDVGSYVEEAKQAVADKLELEPGYVLQWSGQYENMIRVRERLQVVVPLTLALIFVLLYINTKSAFKASVVMLAVPFSTIGAIWLFYFLDYNVSIAAWVGMIALLGLDAETGVFMLLFLDLSYNDAKAKGALKTMADLDEAILHGAVKRARPKMMTVAAAFMGLLPIMWSTSAGSDVMKRIAAPMIGGLITSFALELLVYPAIYKLWKGREVVGDKQYQT; this is encoded by the coding sequence TTGATCCAGCGCATTATTAAAGCTTGCGCCAATAATCCGATCATGACCATTCTGGCGGTGGTCTCACTGATGGTAGTGTCGGTTTATACCCTTAAGGTCATTCGTCTCGATGCCCTGCCTGATCTCTCAGATACTCAGGTTATCATTTATTCACGGTGGGACCGTTCGCCTGATATCATCGAAGATCAAGTGACATATCCGATTGTTTCTTCATTGCTTGGTGCCCCTCATGTTAAGGCGATTCGGGGTTTTTCCGATTTTGGTTTTTCATACGTCTACGTAATTTTTGAGGACGGCACTGATATCTACTGGGCTCGGTCTCGGGTTCTGGAATATCTTTCTAAAATCCAATCTCGGTTGCCCCAGGGGGTGCAGACCGAGATTGGGCCAGATGCTACTGGTGTTGGATGGGTGTTTCAATATGCACTGGTCGATAAGTCCGGAACGCATTCGCTTGATGAGTTACGTTCATATCAGGACTGGACTTTGCGCTATGCCATTCAGTCGGTGTCGGGCGTGGCAGAAGTGGCTTCCATTGGTGGATTTCAGAAACAGTATCAGATCACGGTAGATCCTAACCGTCTAGTCGCTTACGGATTGTCACTGGATATGGTGATGGAGGCAGTGCGTAAGTCGAACAACGAGGTTGGCGGGAGACTGCTCGAGTTTGCCGGAACCGAGTATATGGTTCGGGTCAGAGGGTATGCCAGGAACATTGCCGATTTTGACACCATCGTGGTCAAGACCGGAGAGGGAGGCGTGCCGGTTTTACTTAAGGATATCGCCAGGGTGGAGCTGGGGCCTGAAATCCGTCGGGGTGTCTCCGACCTCGATGGTCTTGGGGACCATGTGGGTGGAGTGGTGGTGATGCGCCATGGGGAAAATGCCTTGAATGTCATTAACCGGGTCAAGGCCAAGATCAAGGATCTTGAGTATTCCATGCCCAAAGGGGTTGAGTTCGTCACCACCTATGACCGTTCCGATCTCATTCAACGGGCCCTTGGTACCCTGAAGCACGAATTGATTATGGAAATGATCATCGTCTCCCTGGTGATTCTCGTATTTCTGTGGCATTTCCCGTCAGCCCTGGTACCAATCGTTACCATCCCGATATCGGTTTTGCTCTCTTTTATACCGCTCTATCTTATGGGGGTGACAGTCAATATCATGAGTCTTGCTGGCATTGCCATTTCAATTGGGGTATTGGTGGATGGAGCGATAGTCGAAGTGGAAAACGCTTATAACCGTATCCACCATTGGCAGGAAGGCGGGCGAAAAGGCGATTTTCACAGTGTGCGTCTCGCGGCCCTGATGGAGGTTGGGCCATCAGTTTTTTTCTCTTTGCTCATCATTGCCGTCTCCTTCCTGCCGGTCTTCGTCCTGGTAGATCAGGAGGGACGTCTCTTTAAACCTCTGGCCTATTCCAAGACTTTGGCGATGGCTTTGGCTGCGATTCTCGCTATTACTCTTGACCCAGCCCTCAGAATGCTTTTTGCCCGTATTGATCCTTTTGTTTTTAAACCGCGTTTCCTAGCCAAAATAGCCTCAACTTTTTTGGTGGGCACCTATTTTTCCGAAGAGCGGCATCCGATCAGTCGGGCCATTTTTCGGGTCTATTATCCGGCTTGTCGTTTCGTCCTTCGACACCCCAAGGGGGTGATAGCTGCTGCTTTTGCTCTGGTTCTTATCAGTCTGCCTGTATATTTTAAGCTTGGCAGTGAGTTCATGCCGCCATTGAATGAAGGGGCGATCCTCTATATGCCAACTACGCTGCCTGGAATTTCTGTGGCTGCGGCTCAAGAATTGATGACGACCCAAGACAAGCTTCTAAAAGGATTTCCTGAAGTCGAGAGGGTGTTTGGTAAAGCCGGTCGGGCTGACACCTCGACTGACCCCGCGCCATTTTCGATGATGGAGACTACGGTCATCCTGAAACCTGAGCGTGAGTGGCGCGGTAAGGAACGTTGGTACTCGGAGTGGGCGCCTGACTGGCTTAAAGCCGTATTTCGCACTGTATGGCCGGATCATATCTCGTGGGATGAGTTGGTTGCCGAAATGGACAAGACATTACGTATTCCTGGGGTTACCAACGCTTGGACTATGCCGATTAAGGCTCGTATCGATATGCTCTCAACCGGGATCAGGACTCCGGTCGGGATTAAAATCTATGGCTCCGACCTCAACGCCATTCAACGCATAGGCGAACAATTGGAGAGTATTGTGCGGGAGGTTTCTGGTACTCGAAGTGTTTTTGCCGAGCGGGTGACCGGCGGATATTTCGTGGATTTTGATCTGCGGCGTGATCAGATTGCCCGGTACGGACTTAGCATTGATGAGGTCCAACGGGTGATTCTGACTGCTATTGGTGGCGAGAATATAACTACCACGGTAGAGGGTCGGGAGCGATATCCGGTCAATATTCGTTACCCGCGCGAATTGCGTGAGGATACCGACCGGTTGGGGCGGGTGCTGGTGGCGGCTACTGGTGAGAATGGGATCATTCAGGTGCCATTGGCTCATCTCGCTGAGATCCGTCTGGTTACCGGCCCGGCGATGATTCGTAACGAGAATGGTTTTCTCTCCGGTTATGTCTATGTCGATATAGCCGGTCGTGATGTGGGCAGTTACGTTGAGGAAGCTAAGCAGGCGGTGGCTGATAAGTTGGAGCTTGAGCCAGGCTATGTCCTGCAGTGGAGTGGGCAATACGAGAATATGATCAGGGTACGAGAGAGACTGCAGGTCGTGGTTCCTCTGACGCTGGCCTTGATTTTTGTGTTGCTGTACATCAATACCAAGAGCGCTTTTAAGGCCTCGGTGGTGATGCTTGCCGTTCCCTTTTCGACTATCGGAGCTATTTGGCTCTTCTATTTTCTGGATTATAACGTTTCCATTGCTGCCTGGGTAGGGATGATAGCCCTGCTGGGTCTGGATGCGGAAACAGGGGTGTTTATGCTCCTGTTCCTCGATCTCTCCTATAACGATGCCAAGGCCAAGGGTGCTTTGAAAACTATGGCCGACCTGGATGAGGCCATTCTTCACGGGGCGGTGAAACGGGCTCGGCCCAAAATGATGACCGTTGCCGCGGCTTTCATGGGACTTTTACCGATTATGTGGTCGACATCGGCTGGATCTGATGTCATGAAGCGGATTGCCGCTCCTATGATCGGCGGACTGATTACTTCTTTTGCCTTGGAGCTTTTGGTGTATCCTGCCATTTACAAATTATGGAAGGGGAGGGAGGTTGTTGGGGACAAGCAATACCAAACTTGA
- a CDS encoding efflux RND transporter periplasmic adaptor subunit yields MHEFPELPTPPPNKRHLFTRTRLTLAVVLVIMLLAGFAYVGREFFQTGHDHSELSQADVKYICPMHPAIVDNKPGSCPICGMDLVKIENEESARESKVVVPVKDDLDDLFGDSSDSKSKSSEGRTILFYRNPMDPTITSHTPDKDEMGMDYIPVYSDEFDPSAPPVEGMATIRLGEDALRLTGVQTAKATNEVVARSVRTVGIVVPDETRIRHVHTKVDGWIETLYTNFTGQIVTMDQPLLSIYSPELLASQEEFLAARAAAVKFTSSSSPDVKTLGKNLLLSARKRLELFDVPEKVIDELERTGAVQRTVTLDAPVSGFVTSKGIYEGQQIEPGLELFTITDLSQVWIEADLYEYEASAVHLGQEAILTLAYEPGVELKGSVAYVFPYLSSDSRTLKVRFNFPNPDLKLKPQMYVDVTLALAKGTGVTIPDSAIIDSGVRQVVFVETAQGSFEPRQVKSGVRGGGKIQILGGVKVGDNVVVKANFLLDSESKLRAALNKMTGGGGK; encoded by the coding sequence ATGCACGAATTTCCCGAGTTGCCCACGCCGCCTCCAAATAAGCGTCATCTTTTCACCCGGACCAGACTGACTTTGGCTGTCGTCCTTGTAATCATGCTACTTGCTGGGTTTGCTTATGTCGGCAGGGAGTTCTTTCAGACCGGACATGACCACTCGGAATTAAGCCAAGCTGATGTTAAATATATCTGTCCCATGCATCCTGCGATTGTTGATAACAAGCCGGGGTCTTGCCCGATTTGCGGTATGGATCTGGTAAAGATTGAGAATGAAGAGTCGGCTCGGGAATCCAAGGTTGTTGTTCCGGTCAAGGATGATCTTGACGATCTGTTTGGAGATTCTTCTGATTCCAAGTCTAAATCAAGCGAAGGGCGCACTATTCTTTTTTATCGTAACCCCATGGACCCGACAATTACCTCACACACACCGGATAAAGATGAAATGGGCATGGATTATATTCCTGTCTACTCAGACGAATTTGATCCTTCTGCCCCGCCGGTGGAAGGGATGGCTACTATCAGGTTAGGTGAGGACGCGCTTCGGTTGACAGGAGTGCAGACGGCAAAGGCAACAAATGAAGTCGTGGCTCGTTCAGTGCGGACGGTGGGGATTGTGGTCCCTGATGAAACTCGCATCCGTCACGTTCATACCAAGGTTGATGGGTGGATTGAGACCTTATATACCAACTTCACTGGTCAGATCGTCACTATGGATCAGCCGTTGCTGTCCATTTATTCTCCTGAGTTGTTAGCTTCCCAGGAGGAGTTTTTGGCCGCAAGGGCAGCGGCAGTCAAGTTTACTTCGTCATCCAGTCCCGATGTTAAGACTTTGGGGAAGAATCTCTTGTTGTCTGCTCGCAAGCGGCTGGAGCTTTTCGATGTGCCTGAGAAGGTTATTGATGAGCTGGAAAGGACCGGCGCTGTGCAGCGGACTGTGACCCTGGATGCGCCGGTATCTGGCTTTGTTACCTCAAAGGGGATCTATGAGGGCCAACAGATTGAGCCGGGCTTGGAACTGTTTACCATCACTGACCTTTCCCAGGTCTGGATAGAAGCCGACCTCTATGAGTACGAGGCTTCCGCAGTACACCTTGGCCAAGAGGCTATCCTGACCCTGGCCTATGAACCGGGGGTCGAATTGAAGGGTTCCGTGGCCTATGTTTTTCCTTATCTATCCTCGGATAGCCGGACACTTAAGGTCCGGTTTAATTTTCCTAATCCAGACTTAAAGTTGAAACCGCAGATGTACGTTGATGTTACCTTAGCCCTTGCCAAGGGCACTGGCGTGACGATCCCTGATTCGGCAATTATCGATTCCGGAGTTCGTCAGGTGGTTTTTGTAGAAACTGCGCAAGGCTCCTTTGAGCCACGCCAAGTCAAAAGCGGGGTGAGAGGAGGCGGGAAGATTCAAATTCTGGGCGGGGTCAAGGTTGGTGACAATGTGGTGGTCAAGGCCAATTTTCTCCTGGATTCGGAGTCAAAGTTGCGAGCCGCTTTGAATAAGATGACAGGCGGAGGGGGGAAGTAA
- a CDS encoding TolC family protein, translating to MRLLVISGLMIGTAFAVEAQAGYRALMTELDSYQPPPVVASQMEPQGVATTTAAIDLSDEAFQAQRAELRKEEERWRNSMDHPDQGSVFLVPEHSMVTRLQTAVEDNDAAGKALADGFTLETLETLVLLRSPAVRARESQFKGVLAGYSQAEHLDTILRRYAALTKSVMTGVGGMTNPDPVTLKFPFPGVLALKGEIVGQEARVAREELEIARRDAVTAARTAYAELLYLRDAQEITRSQLRLIANQQQALSTRYQSGDTGFDSVLKVGIELEQIKEELTSLIEEHGNVEMVIRAVLSLPERIKIGSPASRDKGSRPVGLEALYSLALERRQEIKAKQAMVGKTERMVEMAETMIYPGFTPNRSLIEADAISSVGNTTVMEESEAGPVSSEPGVGAVLPKTPWYAADDAYLRQAREQIQVLTKDVEAERAATLLGVRETWYRMDKAWRQEALYRERITTLAQAGFDTTSQAYAAGRVSFSEFIESANAWLSARLGLARAKADILRSQAELDAAVGVSLVDSAKKD from the coding sequence ATGAGATTGCTTGTGATCAGCGGTTTGATGATTGGGACAGCCTTTGCCGTGGAGGCTCAAGCTGGCTATCGTGCTCTGATGACCGAATTGGACAGCTACCAGCCTCCGCCGGTTGTCGCTTCGCAGATGGAGCCACAGGGGGTGGCGACAACAACTGCAGCCATCGATCTGAGTGATGAGGCATTCCAGGCTCAGCGCGCCGAACTCAGAAAAGAGGAAGAGCGGTGGCGTAACTCCATGGACCACCCGGATCAAGGATCAGTGTTTCTCGTTCCAGAGCACTCCATGGTGACACGGTTACAGACGGCAGTTGAGGATAACGATGCTGCAGGAAAGGCTTTGGCAGACGGATTTACCCTGGAAACTCTCGAAACATTGGTCTTGCTCCGCAGCCCTGCTGTTCGCGCAAGAGAGAGCCAGTTCAAGGGGGTGCTTGCCGGGTACAGTCAGGCCGAACATCTTGATACCATTCTCAGACGCTATGCAGCGCTTACGAAGAGTGTCATGACCGGTGTGGGAGGAATGACCAATCCCGATCCTGTGACGCTAAAGTTTCCTTTTCCCGGTGTCTTGGCGTTGAAGGGTGAGATTGTCGGCCAAGAGGCAAGGGTGGCTAGGGAAGAGTTGGAAATTGCTCGCCGGGATGCGGTGACCGCTGCGCGCACGGCATATGCCGAGTTGTTGTATCTTCGTGATGCTCAGGAGATTACTCGCTCCCAATTACGTCTTATTGCCAATCAGCAACAGGCGTTATCGACCCGCTATCAGTCGGGAGACACTGGGTTTGATTCGGTGTTGAAGGTAGGGATTGAACTGGAACAGATTAAGGAGGAACTGACTTCCTTGATTGAGGAGCATGGCAATGTCGAGATGGTAATTCGTGCCGTTTTATCTCTGCCTGAAAGGATAAAGATTGGTAGTCCTGCCTCTCGAGACAAGGGCTCTCGCCCTGTTGGTCTTGAAGCGCTCTATTCATTGGCTCTAGAACGGCGGCAGGAGATTAAGGCCAAGCAGGCCATGGTTGGCAAGACTGAGCGAATGGTTGAGATGGCAGAAACCATGATTTATCCGGGTTTCACTCCAAATCGATCATTAATTGAGGCGGATGCCATTTCATCGGTTGGTAATACGACTGTCATGGAAGAGTCAGAAGCTGGTCCGGTTTCATCAGAGCCTGGAGTCGGCGCTGTTTTGCCAAAAACACCGTGGTATGCGGCTGATGATGCCTATCTCCGTCAGGCACGAGAGCAGATTCAGGTGTTAACCAAGGATGTTGAGGCCGAACGGGCAGCGACACTGCTGGGGGTTAGGGAAACGTGGTATCGTATGGACAAGGCTTGGCGTCAGGAGGCATTATATAGGGAGAGAATCACCACACTCGCCCAAGCGGGTTTTGACACTACAAGTCAGGCGTATGCCGCTGGCCGGGTATCATTTTCTGAGTTTATCGAATCAGCCAATGCCTGGCTTTCTGCTCGACTTGGACTGGCACGAGCAAAGGCCGATATCTTGAGATCTCAAGCCGAGCTTGATGCTGCCGTGGGAGTCAGCTTGGTGGATTCGGCGAAGAAAGATTAG
- a CDS encoding TolC family protein, producing MSMIEGLSIGLLFLLLTLWTPLSWAEEGSVSMAASAELGELEQRLATSLTLPDLISFAYQRSPEIVAARFEWRAATEKYRVETALADPELMVEGMYMEETFGDQTQPDDWKVTLTQPLPLPGQLTKSGHVATVEAGIARLLLDSAVRDISSRIRESYHELLYLREAQRLAMANRDVLDQLRKAGETAAASSRASIVDVMKAQAQSGQVQYDVLLLEELTRTEQTRLNAIIDRNPDAPFGDLADLPLYPLRYSLEEIYQLAEMNLEEIKVASANVEKAQSLRDLARYQTWPQFKLGLSYGELNQARQVAVQAGLMLPIWIGKNSGRVEGAQADVDTMRAKQRLQINESRAEIRDTFFRLQNAERLVTLYQQDLLPQAVRSMQMADTWFSKGQGSFADYLETVGAWYNFQLALARSKADYGKYLTRLESLAGLSLTVRESSTGAIEGPSEGGQ from the coding sequence GTGTCTATGATAGAGGGGTTGTCAATCGGTCTTCTTTTCTTGCTGTTGACCCTCTGGACTCCGCTATCGTGGGCTGAAGAGGGCTCAGTCTCCATGGCAGCCAGTGCCGAGTTGGGTGAGCTTGAGCAGCGCCTGGCAACCAGTCTCACTCTGCCGGACCTAATCTCTTTCGCCTATCAAAGAAGTCCTGAGATCGTGGCCGCCCGCTTCGAGTGGCGAGCTGCCACAGAGAAGTATCGGGTTGAAACCGCCCTTGCCGATCCTGAGTTGATGGTGGAGGGGATGTACATGGAGGAGACCTTCGGGGATCAAACTCAGCCTGACGACTGGAAGGTTACTCTGACCCAGCCCTTGCCTTTGCCCGGCCAGTTGACTAAATCAGGACACGTGGCAACTGTTGAGGCAGGGATTGCCCGATTGCTGCTGGATAGCGCAGTTCGAGACATCTCCTCTCGAATCCGCGAATCGTATCATGAACTTCTGTATCTTCGGGAGGCGCAGCGGCTGGCTATGGCTAACCGGGACGTGCTCGATCAGCTCCGCAAGGCTGGAGAGACAGCGGCGGCTTCAAGCCGTGCATCAATTGTCGATGTGATGAAGGCTCAGGCCCAATCAGGCCAGGTTCAGTATGATGTCCTTCTGCTGGAAGAGCTGACCAGGACCGAACAAACCCGTCTTAATGCGATCATCGATCGTAATCCTGATGCTCCTTTTGGCGACCTTGCCGACCTCCCCTTGTATCCTCTCCGTTATTCATTAGAAGAGATCTATCAACTGGCGGAAATGAATCTTGAGGAGATAAAGGTTGCTTCCGCTAATGTCGAGAAGGCCCAGTCCTTGCGTGACCTTGCCCGTTATCAGACATGGCCTCAATTTAAACTGGGGCTTTCGTATGGAGAGTTGAATCAGGCCCGACAGGTCGCAGTCCAGGCAGGGCTGATGTTGCCGATATGGATAGGTAAGAATTCCGGCAGGGTTGAGGGCGCCCAGGCCGATGTCGATACCATGCGAGCGAAGCAACGCCTTCAGATTAATGAGTCCAGGGCAGAAATTCGAGATACCTTCTTCCGGTTGCAGAATGCCGAGCGGCTGGTGACTCTCTACCAGCAGGATCTCTTGCCTCAGGCCGTCCGGTCCATGCAGATGGCTGATACCTGGTTTTCTAAGGGCCAGGGCAGTTTTGCCGATTATCTTGAGACCGTGGGCGCCTGGTATAATTTTCAACTGGCGCTGGCTCGCTCCAAGGCCGATTATGGTAAATATTTAACCCGACTGGAAAGCCTCGCCGGACTGTCCTTGACAGTGCGCGAATCGTCGACCGGCGCCATTGAAGGACCAAGCGAGGGCGGGCAATGA